The proteins below come from a single Leptotrichia sp. oral taxon 223 genomic window:
- the rho gene encoding transcription termination factor Rho codes for MIKDILSQNVTKLKKMAKEYKIENFSGMSKLELINAILIEKGKERGKTYGFGKLDVIGDGNYGFLRDTSIGPDVYVSISQIKRFFLRNEDIVFGELRIPIGTEKNYGILKVLLVNGDLPEKSLERPYFDDLIPSYPDEKLNLGGGEISSRIIDLISPIGKGQRGLIVAPPKAGKTVLLSTLANDIIKYNPEIDVWILLIDERPEEVTDIKENVKDAEVYSATFDEDPRVHTEVTENVLQMAKRQVERGKDILILMDSLTRLARSYNITIPSSGKLISGGIDPNALYYPKRFLGAARNIKKGGSLTIIATALIETGSRMDEVIFEEFKGTGNMEIILSRTLEQLRIFPAIDVLKSGTRREDLLIPKEKLEKIWKLRRELSEMSEVEGMRNLIELIKRYRSNDELLENLYKIKKAK; via the coding sequence ATGATAAAGGATATTCTTTCCCAAAATGTGACTAAATTAAAAAAAATGGCAAAAGAATATAAAATTGAAAATTTTTCGGGAATGTCAAAACTTGAATTAATAAATGCAATTTTGATTGAAAAAGGGAAAGAAAGAGGGAAAACTTATGGGTTTGGGAAACTGGATGTAATCGGCGACGGAAATTATGGATTTTTGAGAGATACTTCGATTGGCCCTGATGTTTACGTTTCAATTTCACAAATAAAAAGATTTTTTTTAAGAAATGAAGATATTGTATTTGGAGAACTAAGAATTCCGATTGGGACAGAAAAAAATTACGGAATTTTAAAAGTTTTGCTAGTAAATGGGGATTTGCCTGAAAAATCATTGGAGCGTCCATATTTTGACGATTTGATTCCATCGTATCCAGATGAAAAGTTAAATTTAGGAGGTGGGGAAATCTCTTCAAGAATTATTGATCTGATTTCACCGATTGGAAAAGGGCAGAGAGGGCTTATAGTTGCACCGCCAAAGGCTGGGAAAACCGTACTTCTTTCAACACTCGCAAATGATATTATAAAATATAACCCAGAAATTGATGTGTGGATACTGCTGATTGACGAGCGTCCTGAGGAAGTTACAGACATTAAGGAAAATGTAAAGGATGCAGAAGTATATTCAGCGACTTTTGATGAAGATCCGAGAGTACACACGGAAGTTACTGAAAATGTGCTGCAAATGGCAAAAAGACAAGTGGAACGAGGAAAAGACATACTGATTTTGATGGACAGCCTGACAAGATTGGCACGTTCATACAACATAACTATTCCATCAAGTGGAAAATTGATTTCAGGGGGAATTGATCCGAATGCCCTTTATTATCCAAAAAGATTTTTAGGAGCGGCCAGAAATATAAAAAAAGGCGGAAGCTTGACAATTATCGCAACTGCTCTTATTGAAACAGGAAGCAGAATGGATGAAGTAATTTTTGAAGAATTTAAAGGAACAGGAAATATGGAAATTATTTTAAGCCGTACGCTTGAGCAGCTAAGAATATTTCCAGCAATTGACGTACTAAAAAGTGGCACAAGACGTGAAGATCTTTTAATCCCTAAAGAAAAGCTGGAAAAAATCTGGAAGTTACGAAGAGAACTGAGTGAAATGTCAGAAGTTGAAGGGATGAGAAACTTAATTGAGCTTATAAAAAGATACAGAAGCAATGATGAACTGTTAGAAAATTTATATAAAATCAAAAAAGCTAAGTAA
- the miaB gene encoding tRNA (N6-isopentenyl adenosine(37)-C2)-methylthiotransferase MiaB, with amino-acid sequence MEKRAAIITYGCQMNVNESAKMKHMLQTMGYSMTEDIEKADLVFLNTCTVREGAAVKVYGKLGDLKRIKEEKDGKMIIGVTGCLAQEVRDEFIKKTPYVDLVLGNQNIGRIPDILERIEGGEETHIVMVDDEDELPARVDADFGDDIVASISITYGCNNYCTFCIVPYVRGMERSVPLNEVVRDVEQYTKKGYKEILFLGQNVNSYGSDFANGQDNFAELLEKSANVEGDFWIKYVSPHPKDFSDEVIDTIARNPKIARMLHLPLQSGSTKILDAMNRGYTKEEFIALARKIKERVPDIGLTTDIIVGFPGETDEDFQDTMDVVNEVGFENAFMFMYSKRAGTPAAAMGEQVDEQVKNERLQQLMRLQNMKAKEESQKYLGKIVKVLVEGPSRKNPEMLTGRSSTHKIVLFKSDRKDLKGQFVNTKIYDAKTWTLYGELVEE; translated from the coding sequence TTGGAAAAGAGAGCAGCAATAATAACTTATGGATGTCAGATGAATGTAAATGAAAGTGCAAAAATGAAACATATGTTGCAGACAATGGGATACAGCATGACGGAAGATATTGAAAAAGCGGATTTAGTGTTTTTGAATACATGTACAGTAAGAGAAGGTGCAGCTGTTAAAGTTTATGGAAAACTTGGAGATTTGAAAAGGATAAAGGAAGAAAAAGATGGGAAAATGATTATTGGAGTTACAGGATGTCTTGCTCAGGAAGTACGGGATGAGTTTATTAAAAAGACACCTTATGTGGATTTGGTGCTCGGAAATCAGAACATTGGGAGAATACCTGACATTTTGGAAAGAATTGAAGGAGGGGAAGAAACGCATATTGTCATGGTGGATGATGAGGATGAATTGCCAGCTAGAGTTGATGCTGACTTTGGGGATGATATTGTGGCTTCGATTTCTATAACTTATGGGTGCAATAATTACTGTACATTCTGCATTGTGCCATATGTACGAGGAATGGAGCGTTCTGTACCGCTTAATGAAGTGGTTAGGGATGTTGAGCAGTATACAAAAAAAGGATATAAGGAAATATTGTTTTTAGGGCAGAATGTAAATTCATACGGAAGCGATTTTGCAAACGGGCAGGATAATTTTGCAGAATTATTAGAAAAGAGTGCAAATGTGGAAGGGGATTTCTGGATAAAATACGTTTCGCCTCATCCAAAGGACTTTAGTGATGAAGTAATAGATACAATCGCAAGAAATCCTAAAATAGCTAGAATGCTTCATTTGCCGTTGCAATCTGGTTCTACAAAAATTCTGGACGCAATGAACAGAGGATACACAAAAGAGGAGTTTATAGCGCTTGCTAGAAAAATTAAGGAAAGAGTGCCTGATATTGGACTTACAACGGATATTATCGTAGGCTTTCCAGGAGAAACAGATGAAGATTTTCAAGATACGATGGATGTTGTAAACGAAGTTGGATTTGAAAATGCGTTTATGTTTATGTATTCTAAACGGGCAGGAACTCCTGCGGCCGCAATGGGTGAGCAAGTTGACGAGCAGGTAAAAAACGAGAGATTGCAGCAACTTATGAGATTGCAGAATATGAAGGCGAAAGAGGAAAGTCAGAAATATCTTGGAAAGATTGTCAAGGTGCTTGTTGAAGGGCCCAGCAGAAAAAATCCTGAAATGCTGACTGGAAGAAGTTCTACACATAAAATAGTTTTATTTAAAAGTGACAGAAAAGATTTGAAAGGACAATTTGTAAATACAAAAATTTATGATGCAAAAACATGGACATTATATGGAGAGTTGGTGGAGGAATAA
- the tuf gene encoding elongation factor Tu, with protein MAKAKFERSKPHVNVGTIGHVDHGKTTLTAAISKVLSDKGLAEKVDFENIDQAPEERERGITINTAHIEYETDKRHYAHVDCPGHADYVKNMITGAAQMDGAILVVSAADGPMPQTREHILLARQVGVPYIVVFLNKVDMVDDDELLELVEMEVRELLNEYDFPGDDVPIIAGSALGALNGEAKWVEKIMELMDAVDEYIPTPERPVDQPFLMPIEDVFTITGRGTVVTGRVERGVIKVGEEVEIVGIKPTSRTTVTGVEMFRKLLDSGQAGDNIGALLRGTKKEEVERGQVLAKPGTITPHTGFKSEVYVLTKDEGGRHTPFFTGYKPQFYFRTTDITGEVNLPEGVEMVMPGDNIEMTVELIHPIAMEEGLRFAIREGGRTVASGVVATIIK; from the coding sequence ATGGCAAAAGCTAAATTTGAAAGAAGCAAACCACACGTAAACGTAGGAACAATCGGACACGTAGATCACGGAAAAACTACTTTGACAGCGGCGATCTCAAAAGTGCTGTCTGACAAGGGGCTGGCTGAAAAAGTTGATTTTGAAAATATCGATCAGGCTCCTGAAGAAAGAGAAAGAGGAATTACAATCAACACAGCGCACATTGAGTACGAAACAGATAAAAGACACTATGCCCACGTTGACTGCCCAGGCCATGCGGACTATGTAAAGAACATGATTACAGGGGCGGCGCAAATGGACGGAGCAATCCTGGTAGTATCAGCGGCTGACGGGCCAATGCCTCAAACAAGAGAACATATCCTGCTTGCAAGACAAGTAGGGGTGCCTTACATTGTAGTATTCTTAAACAAAGTTGACATGGTAGACGATGACGAGTTATTAGAGCTGGTTGAAATGGAAGTAAGGGAACTGCTTAATGAATATGATTTCCCAGGAGATGACGTTCCAATAATAGCTGGATCAGCATTAGGGGCATTAAATGGTGAAGCAAAATGGGTAGAAAAGATTATGGAATTGATGGATGCAGTTGACGAATATATCCCGACACCAGAAAGACCGGTTGACCAACCATTCCTTATGCCAATTGAAGATGTATTTACAATTACAGGAAGAGGGACAGTAGTAACAGGAAGAGTGGAAAGAGGAGTAATCAAGGTTGGTGAAGAAGTGGAAATCGTAGGAATCAAGCCGACTTCAAGAACAACTGTAACAGGAGTGGAAATGTTCAGAAAACTGTTGGATTCAGGACAGGCTGGAGACAATATTGGAGCATTGTTAAGAGGAACTAAGAAAGAAGAAGTAGAAAGAGGACAAGTGCTTGCTAAACCAGGAACAATCACTCCACATACAGGATTCAAGTCAGAAGTATACGTGCTTACAAAAGATGAAGGAGGAAGACATACACCATTCTTTACAGGATACAAGCCACAATTCTATTTCAGAACTACTGACATCACAGGAGAAGTAAACTTGCCAGAAGGTGTGGAAATGGTAATGCCTGGAGATAACATTGAAATGACAGTGGAATTAATTCACCCAATCGCAATGGAAGAAGGATTGAGATTTGCGATAAGAGAAGGTGGAAGAACAGTAGCTTCAGGAGTAGTAGCAACTATTATTAAATAG
- a CDS encoding helix-turn-helix domain-containing protein: MILSKKIRIYPTETQEKKLKQAINTKKIKL; encoded by the coding sequence ATGATATTGTCCAAAAAAATTAGAATTTATCCGACAGAAACTCAAGAGAAAAAACTAAAGCAAGCAATAAATACGAAAAAAATAAAATTGTGA
- a CDS encoding DUF262 domain-containing protein, giving the protein MVATIQVNKQSIKQLLESGKDQTFLIPEYQRPYSWTENETKTLFYDLLEFTESETKKSNNIEGTYFLGSIVSYENEDGEQEIIDGQQRITSLFLLLRAIYTKLTSYEKKTVEQENFIRQIQPALWKQEKLTGEVDYTSVLINSRVIDNEGNKILQNILETGAADPKATDNYSKNYILFQKLFDKLCELSPTLMLEFIYYTLNRAVIFPIKTDSQDDALSVFSTLNDRGLPLSEADIFKAKMYNRIKKEYKKMFIKQWKNLSERAIYAKENVKQLFYYYMFYLRAAEKDMATMTLGLRRFYSKGGFARLYKSNLLKNLDQILDLWVVMNRRESIDEKPWTENIQIIKILDTLSAYPNESWKYPVVVYYLAHGDKENFETYFLKFLRKLFLELTANYLVTPSVSAVKSDILKLNVDIIDNISPKIAFKNIPISVLQEKVKTPNKNLVRMILKMVVYNNQDELLPEKWEIEYILPQKWSNRFSESIENKQVKEYINYIGNKIPFEKKLSIKASENFFDKKKASYKKSKIKYVRELIPADKTDWTFEDINIRNKKVAEELVKLFITWNGEYEF; this is encoded by the coding sequence ATGGTTGCAACAATACAAGTAAATAAGCAAAGTATAAAGCAGCTGCTCGAAAGCGGTAAAGATCAGACGTTCTTAATACCTGAATATCAAAGGCCATATTCCTGGACTGAAAATGAAACTAAGACGTTATTTTATGATTTACTGGAATTTACAGAAAGTGAAACTAAAAAAAGCAATAACATAGAAGGAACATATTTTTTGGGAAGTATTGTTTCTTATGAAAATGAAGATGGGGAGCAGGAAATTATTGACGGGCAGCAGAGAATAACTTCCCTCTTCCTGCTTTTGCGGGCAATTTATACAAAATTGACTTCCTATGAGAAAAAAACTGTGGAACAGGAAAATTTTATAAGACAGATTCAGCCAGCATTATGGAAGCAGGAAAAACTTACTGGAGAAGTTGACTACACAAGTGTACTAATTAATTCAAGAGTTATTGACAATGAAGGGAATAAAATTTTACAGAATATTTTGGAAACAGGCGCTGCTGATCCTAAAGCCACTGACAATTATTCCAAAAACTACATTTTATTTCAAAAGCTATTCGACAAGCTTTGTGAATTAAGTCCGACATTAATGCTGGAGTTTATTTACTACACTTTAAACAGGGCAGTTATTTTCCCGATAAAGACAGATTCGCAGGACGATGCCTTAAGTGTATTTTCAACATTGAATGACAGAGGGCTGCCTCTTTCTGAAGCCGACATTTTTAAGGCAAAAATGTATAACCGAATAAAAAAAGAATACAAGAAAATGTTTATAAAGCAATGGAAAAATCTGAGTGAACGGGCAATTTATGCCAAAGAAAATGTAAAGCAGCTGTTTTATTATTACATGTTCTATTTAAGGGCTGCGGAAAAGGATATGGCGACTATGACTCTTGGACTGAGGCGTTTTTATTCGAAAGGCGGATTTGCACGACTTTATAAATCAAATTTATTAAAAAATTTGGATCAAATTCTGGATTTATGGGTTGTTATGAACAGACGTGAGTCAATTGACGAAAAACCTTGGACGGAAAATATCCAGATTATTAAAATTTTAGACACTTTGTCGGCTTATCCGAATGAATCTTGGAAATATCCTGTTGTTGTATACTATCTGGCTCATGGCGATAAAGAAAACTTTGAAACATATTTCTTGAAATTTTTGCGAAAGCTGTTTTTGGAATTAACTGCAAATTATCTTGTAACACCAAGCGTTTCAGCTGTAAAATCTGATATTCTAAAATTAAATGTAGACATAATCGATAATATTTCACCAAAAATCGCATTCAAAAACATTCCAATTTCTGTACTTCAGGAAAAAGTAAAAACGCCTAACAAAAATCTTGTGCGTATGATCTTGAAAATGGTTGTCTATAATAATCAGGATGAACTTTTGCCTGAAAAATGGGAAATTGAATACATTTTACCACAAAAATGGAGCAACCGTTTCTCAGAAAGCATAGAAAACAAGCAGGTTAAAGAGTATATAAACTACATTGGAAATAAGATTCCTTTTGAGAAAAAACTGTCAATTAAGGCTTCAGAAAACTTTTTTGACAAAAAGAAAGCAAGTTATAAAAAATCTAAAATTAAATATGTAAGGGAATTGATTCCAGCAGATAAGACTGACTGGACTTTTGAAGACATTAACATTAGAAACAAAAAAGTAGCGGAAGAGCTTGTTAAACTGTTCATTACGTGGAACGGGGAATATGAATTTTAA
- a CDS encoding HMA2 domain-containing protein, giving the protein MLQNFYGVIQVKHYQNGRLRLQTDALKENLELEQEFLNNTRQLPGIYSVKVNTITGSILIYFDEKIIESSFLYLIVIKLLHLEKEALKNKPGKIKILLKQTFEAVDMAIYNKSKGYLDLKTAVAGIFAFYGIKKLRKIPELPAGATLLWWAFIFLSEGKRK; this is encoded by the coding sequence ATGCTGCAAAATTTTTATGGCGTTATTCAGGTAAAGCATTACCAGAATGGACGTTTGAGGCTTCAAACAGATGCGTTAAAGGAGAACCTGGAACTGGAGCAGGAATTTTTAAATAATACACGGCAATTACCTGGGATATATTCAGTGAAAGTCAATACTATTACTGGAAGCATCTTGATTTATTTTGATGAAAAAATTATCGAGAGTTCGTTTTTATATTTAATTGTTATAAAATTACTCCATCTGGAAAAAGAAGCTTTAAAAAATAAACCTGGAAAAATAAAAATATTGTTAAAACAAACATTTGAAGCGGTGGATATGGCTATTTACAATAAAAGTAAAGGTTATCTGGACTTAAAGACAGCAGTTGCAGGGATTTTTGCTTTTTATGGAATTAAAAAATTAAGAAAAATTCCAGAATTGCCTGCAGGAGCCACTTTATTGTGGTGGGCTTTTATTTTTTTATCAGAAGGGAAAAGAAAATAA
- a CDS encoding HMA2 domain-containing protein, whose amino-acid sequence MLENLFKATYLMFNQIKVVHSIPGRLRLSVPNLSDIPEELKKYDYQVTELILSKKGIKSIEYSYITNKILLYYDIRLISEKQILDWLNKVWKTVINHSELYENKSLKEIEDNLDTFYNIIKEL is encoded by the coding sequence ATGTTGGAAAATTTATTTAAGGCTACATATCTGATGTTTAACCAAATAAAGGTTGTACACAGTATTCCTGGCAGATTAAGGCTTTCTGTCCCAAATTTATCAGATATTCCGGAAGAATTAAAAAAATATGATTATCAGGTTACAGAACTTATTTTATCAAAAAAAGGTATAAAAAGTATTGAGTATTCATATATAACAAATAAAATTCTGCTTTATTATGATATAAGGCTGATTTCAGAAAAACAGATACTGGACTGGCTGAATAAAGTCTGGAAAACGGTGATTAATCATTCCGAATTATATGAAAATAAATCCTTGAAGGAAATAGAAGATAACTTGGATACTTTTTATAACATAATTAAAGAACTTTAA
- a CDS encoding heavy metal translocating P-type ATPase — MLNKNYLLDCEILHEIRGRIRIKSRALKYLGVHKEEITKQLMQVHYIQSVEISNITGTILVYFDNFSLTGENLISLIQNTLNTYLVDIYKNEKRQVSNKYVIERRLQEESPRKIIKNIGAAALLLLLPNPKTKLTGIRRLFNYKTLSTVSLALPVLKNGIYSLIQNKRPNADTLSSTAIVSSIILGSERTALTIMILERFAELLTVYTMKKTRGVIKDMLSVGESYVWKQSDDAETARKVPIEEISKGDLILVQTGEKISVDGIIEKGEAIIDQSPITGEYMPVTKRIGEEVFAGTLLKNGNITVKAEKVGDDRTASRIIKLVEDASFNKADIQSYADTFSAQLIPLNFLLAGIVYVSTRNLQKALSMLVIDYSCGIRLSTATAFSASINTAAKNGILIKGSNYLEELSKSDTVIFDKTGTITEGKPKIQTLKTFGKNMKDNRMLALASAAEETSSHPLASAILNEIKNRGLKIPKHKESVVKVARGIETFVNKDIIRVGSQKYMEENDISLKMAGDIVKGMQNRGEIVIYVAKNSDLIGVIGVSDPPRENIKKAMNRLRNQGIDDIVLLTGDLRQQAETIASRMSMDRYESELLPEDKAKDILKFRSIGSKVIMIGDGINDAPALSYANVGIALGSSRTDIAMEAADVTITSDDPLLIPGVVGLAKSTVKIIKQNFAMAIGINSFALVLGATGLLPAIYSSILHNSITILVVGNSLRLLKYDVNK, encoded by the coding sequence ATGTTAAATAAGAACTATTTGCTGGATTGCGAGATTCTACACGAAATTCGTGGAAGAATCAGAATAAAATCAAGGGCTTTGAAATATCTTGGAGTTCATAAGGAAGAAATAACAAAGCAGCTGATGCAGGTTCATTATATCCAAAGTGTCGAAATTTCAAATATCACAGGTACTATTCTTGTTTATTTTGACAATTTCTCATTAACTGGCGAAAATCTGATATCCTTGATTCAAAATACATTAAATACATATCTGGTAGACATATATAAAAATGAGAAAAGACAGGTATCAAACAAATACGTGATTGAAAGACGCCTGCAGGAAGAATCTCCAAGGAAAATTATAAAAAACATTGGCGCCGCTGCGCTGTTACTTCTGCTGCCAAATCCAAAGACAAAATTAACAGGAATTAGAAGGCTATTCAACTACAAGACTTTGTCAACAGTTTCCTTAGCCCTGCCTGTTTTAAAAAATGGAATTTACTCCTTGATTCAGAATAAGCGTCCTAATGCAGATACACTAAGCTCCACAGCTATTGTCAGCAGCATTATCTTAGGAAGCGAACGCACAGCTTTGACAATTATGATTTTAGAAAGATTTGCGGAACTGCTGACTGTTTATACAATGAAAAAAACACGTGGCGTAATTAAAGATATGTTAAGCGTTGGGGAAAGCTATGTCTGGAAACAGTCTGATGATGCGGAAACAGCCAGAAAAGTTCCAATTGAAGAAATTAGCAAGGGAGATTTGATACTTGTTCAGACTGGGGAAAAAATAAGTGTAGACGGAATAATTGAAAAAGGCGAGGCAATAATTGATCAGTCACCAATTACAGGGGAATATATGCCTGTCACCAAAAGGATTGGGGAAGAAGTTTTTGCAGGAACACTTTTAAAAAACGGAAATATTACTGTAAAAGCTGAAAAAGTCGGAGATGACAGGACAGCTTCCAGAATTATAAAATTAGTGGAAGATGCCTCCTTTAATAAAGCTGACATTCAATCTTATGCCGATACATTTTCCGCACAGTTAATCCCGCTAAACTTCTTACTTGCTGGAATTGTCTACGTTTCAACCAGAAACTTGCAAAAAGCCCTCAGCATGCTTGTGATCGACTATTCATGCGGAATAAGGCTATCAACGGCAACAGCATTTTCAGCTTCAATTAATACAGCGGCTAAAAATGGTATCCTAATCAAAGGAAGCAACTATCTGGAAGAACTTTCAAAATCTGACACAGTGATATTTGACAAAACAGGTACAATTACAGAAGGAAAACCTAAAATTCAAACGTTAAAAACTTTTGGAAAAAATATGAAGGATAACAGAATGCTCGCACTGGCTTCCGCAGCTGAAGAAACTTCATCACATCCATTGGCAAGCGCAATTTTGAATGAAATTAAAAATAGAGGATTAAAAATCCCAAAACATAAGGAATCCGTTGTCAAAGTGGCAAGAGGAATAGAAACTTTTGTAAATAAGGATATTATCCGTGTGGGAAGCCAGAAATATATGGAAGAAAATGATATTTCACTTAAAATGGCAGGTGATATAGTCAAAGGAATGCAAAATCGCGGGGAAATTGTAATTTATGTGGCTAAAAACAGTGATTTAATAGGTGTTATCGGCGTTTCAGATCCTCCTAGGGAAAATATAAAAAAGGCAATGAATCGACTAAGAAATCAAGGAATAGACGATATTGTGCTGCTAACAGGAGATTTAAGACAGCAGGCTGAAACCATTGCTTCAAGAATGTCGATGGACAGATACGAATCTGAACTGCTGCCTGAGGACAAGGCTAAAGATATTTTAAAATTCCGTTCAATCGGTTCAAAAGTTATTATGATAGGTGACGGAATAAACGATGCTCCTGCCCTTTCCTACGCAAATGTGGGAATAGCTCTGGGAAGTTCACGAACAGATATTGCAATGGAAGCTGCCGATGTTACAATAACTTCTGATGATCCGCTACTAATACCGGGTGTGGTAGGTTTAGCCAAAAGCACTGTAAAAATAATAAAACAGAATTTTGCAATGGCAATAGGGATAAACAGCTTTGCCCTTGTGTTAGGCGCAACAGGGCTTCTGCCTGCAATATACAGCTCAATCTTACATAATTCAATAACGATTTTAGTAGTTGGAAATTCATTGCGTCTATTAAAATATGATGTTAATAAATAG